A section of the Sceloporus undulatus isolate JIND9_A2432 ecotype Alabama chromosome 3, SceUnd_v1.1, whole genome shotgun sequence genome encodes:
- the CFAP298 gene encoding cilia- and flagella-associated protein 298 yields the protein MVLLHIKHGDESQFLLEAMGSTSIEDLIREVTKIYNGRLKVQRVCAEMESLAEHGIFLPPNMQGLTDEQIEELKLKDEWAGKCIPSGGSVFKKDEIGRRNGHAPNEKMKQVLKATIEEAKALISKKQVQANVCVNIDMVKDALDQLRGAVMIVYPMGLPPYDPVRMEFEDKEELSGTHAALV from the exons ATGGTTCTACTCCACATTAAGCATGGTGATGAAAGCCAGTTTCttctggaggcaatgggaagcacTTCCATCGAGGATTTAATAAGAGAAGTAACAAAGATCTACAATGGAAGGCTCAAAGTTCAGCGTGTTTGTGCAG AGATGGAATCTCTCGCAGAACATGGCATTTTTTTGCCCCCCAATATGCAAGGTCTGACCGATGAACAAATTGAAGAGCTGAAACTGAAGGATGAGTGGGCAGGAAAATGTATTCCTAGTGGTGGAAGTGTctttaaaaaagatgaaattgGACGGAGAAATGGCCATG ctccaaatgaaaaaatgaaacagGTTTTAAAGGCAACAATAGAAGAGGCTAAAGCACTAATATCAAAG AAACAAGTTCAAGCCAACGTGTGTGTTAATATCGACATGGTGAAAGATGCACTGGACCAGCTCCGAGGAGCTGTAATGATTGTTTATCCCATGGGACTCCCTCCATATGACCCAGTTAGGATGGAGTTTGAAGATAAAGAAGAACTGTCAGGAACTCAT GCTGCACTTGTATAA